The proteins below are encoded in one region of Neofelis nebulosa isolate mNeoNeb1 chromosome 17, mNeoNeb1.pri, whole genome shotgun sequence:
- the LOC131499531 gene encoding 5-hydroxyisourate hydrolase-like, which translates to MSSGAAPRLRALQRHLGSSEGRAMELVSSPLTTHVLDTASGLPAQGLCLRLSRLEDHGQQWMELRKSYTDSDGRCPGLLPAGPMKAGTYKLSFDTEGYWKKRGQESFYPYVEVVFTITNETHRFHVPLLLSPWSYTTYRGS; encoded by the exons ATGAGTTCGGGGGCCGCTCCGCGACTGCGGGCGCTCCAGCGACACCTGGGCTCCTCGGAG GGCAGAGCCATGGAGCTGGTCAGCAGCCCGCTGACCACGCATGTGCTGGACACGGCCTCAGGGCTCCCGGCCCAGGGCCTCTGCCTCCGTCTGTCCAGGCTCGAGGACCATGGCCAGCAGTGGATGGAGCTGAGAAAAAG CTACACCGACTCGGATGGCCGCTGCCCGGGGCTCCTGCCAGCAGGCCCGATGAAGGCAGGCACCTACAAGCTGTCCTTTGACACTGAGGGCTACTGGAAGAAGAGGGGGCAGGAGAGCTTCTACCCGTATGTGGAG GTCGTTTTCACCATCACCAACGAGACCCACAGGTTCCATGTGCCCCTGCTGCTGAGCCCGTGGTCCTACACCACGTATCGAGGAAGCTAG